CCAGCAAGCACAGGAACGACTCAAGCAACAATCCGACTCAGGAGGTTCCGGCGCACACCGCCCTGCCGACCAGTCGGTGACCCACGCGCCACCCCTGATTTATTCTTCGACCAGAGCGATTTCCCTTTCGGAACAGCTGATGCGGGACCAACGGTTGATTTCCGGACATGCTGAGGGGACCTTTGTCGATGCCTACAAGCGGTTGCGTGCTCAGGTCATGCAGCAGTTTCGCCAAAAAGAGTGGAATGTGCTCGGGATATCCAGCCCTACCGCGCACGAAGGCAAAACCTTGACGGCGGTGAATCTCTCCCTGGCTCTGGCCATGGACCTGGCGCATACGGTCCTGTTGGTTGATGCCGATATGCACCGACCGGCCGTGCACCGACTGTTTGGTATGGAACAAGCCCAGGGATTGACGGAATATCTGTTCGATCAGGTGCCGCTTACGCAGCTCCTGGTTCATCCCGGAGTCGGGCGGCTGGTGTTTCTACCGGGGGGACGCTCGATCAAGAATTCTGCGGAGGCGCTGGCCTCTCCCAGAATGGCCGCTCTTGCCCAGGAGCTCAAGCATCGCTATCCCTCACGATTCATCGTGCTGGACTTGCCGCCGATCTTGTCTCGAGCCGATGTGTTGGGATTCAGTTCCCACATCGATGCCCTGTTGCTCGTGATCGAAGAAGGGCGCACCTCATCGATTGAGGTCGAACAGGCCGTGTC
The Candidatus Nitrospira nitrosa DNA segment above includes these coding regions:
- a CDS encoding CpsD/CapB family tyrosine-protein kinase, producing the protein MEYLQQAQERLKQQSDSGGSGAHRPADQSVTHAPPLIYSSTRAISLSEQLMRDQRLISGHAEGTFVDAYKRLRAQVMQQFRQKEWNVLGISSPTAHEGKTLTAVNLSLALAMDLAHTVLLVDADMHRPAVHRLFGMEQAQGLTEYLFDQVPLTQLLVHPGVGRLVFLPGGRSIKNSAEALASPRMAALAQELKHRYPSRFIVLDLPPILSRADVLGFSSHIDALLLVIEEGRTSSIEVEQAVSAIAGTVPILGGVLNKSGRTQLTKRRAMGLLHSHSA